In Nocardia sp. NBC_00403, the DNA window GACGGCACGATGCCGCCCAGCTCGCGCAGTGGGCCGAATTCGGTGTCACCGAGGTGGTTTTCGGCCTGCCGGACCGCGATGCGGACGATGTGCGCGCCTATCTGACGCGGCTGGCAGGAAAGCTGGGCATCGAAGCAGCCCGCTGACACCGGCGCTGCCGCACCTATCTTCCGCCCGCCGCACCGGGGTAAACCCGGTGCGGCGGGCGGACTCTCGTGCTAGCCGCGACGCCTGCGTGCGAAGAACCAGCCGCCGACCACACCGAGCACGCCGACGCCCACCGCCCCGACAATGGCCACCACGATCAACGTCGACGACTTCGAGTCGGTCGCGCTCGCCGCGCTCGCGGCCTCGGGAGTGCGGCCACCGGTGGATTTTCCGCCGGCCGCAGGTGTGGTGTTCTCGCCGAACACGCCGTCGGTGGCCGAGGTCGAATACTTCGGTCCGTCCTCTTGGGCGCCGGACACGGTGAGATCCAGGCGAATCGGGACCGGGTTGGTTCCGCCTTCCTCGAAGGTCGAGCCCACTTTGACCGCGATGTAATACCAGCCGGCGACCGCCTGCCGGCGAATGTCCAGGTCGTCGGCCTTGCGGTTGTTGTACCGGATCGGCACGGTCGCCAGCGCGGGCTTGTTGGACGGCAGCACATTGTCGGTACCGGTGTAGGCCGCGAAGTCCTCGTCGATCTCCTCACGGATGGGCGAGTACAGGGTGGTGCGGATATTCGAGATGCCGCTCAGGCCGCGGTTGCCGTTCTCGCCGTAGTGCACCCGATACGCCAGCCCCTGTCCCCAGTTCAACCGCACGCGGTAGAAGACGAACTCGCCCGGCCGCAGGGTGTCGGCGTAGCTGCCGCTGCCGGTCAGGGTGGAGGCGACATTGAACGAGCCGCCGCCGGTCGCCGTGGTGCGGGCACCGATCGGCTCGGTGAAGGTCGTCTCCGGACGGACGGCCACCGGACCGGGATCGGTTGCGGCGGGCTCGATTCCGACGAGCAATTCGATCGGCAGTCGTTCTGGTACCCCGTTGGAGACGTGATCCCAGGTCAGCGCGAAGTAGTACCGGCCCCCGCCTTTACACTTGTCGAAGCTGCTGCCGTCCTTGCGTTCCTTGGTCGCGCCATCGAACGCTTTGGCGACGGTGAGCGCTTCACCGTCACTCGACTTGGTTGTCATCTCGGATTCGAAGACGTTGCAGTCCTTGCCATCTGCGCCGTAGACGCGCATTTGGAGGGTATTGATGTCGTCGGTGGACGAGATGTTCGGCAGCCGCGGGAACGACAGCGTGCCGCTGAAGTAGGTGGTGGCGCCCGCGGGCACATCGACGGCCCAGTAGCGCTTTTCTTTCTGGCCGATGGTGTCCAGGTACTGACCCGCAGTGGCAACCGGTGCCGTGTCGTAGCCGGCGGTGCCGGTGATCGGCGCCCCCGCCGCCTTGTAGTTGCGCAGCGCGGCCGCGCTGACTCGTGGCAGCGTCCGCTCGAGCGTGGGGCCATCGGCCGCGTCGGTGTAAGTGCCGCCGGTGGCCTGGGCCATGCAGGTGAGCTGGGCGCGGGCCTTGGCGTCCACGGCGAAGCCGATCGCGTGCATCACCAGGTCGAGGCCCTGCTGCTTCAATTCCCTTGCGACCTCACACGGGTCGGGCGGGGAACAGGTGTCGTCACCATCGGAGACCAGCACGATGGAGCGCGGTCCGGACTTGGGCAGTGTCGCGGCGGCTCGGCGCAGCGCGGTGCCCATCGGTGTCCAGCCGCTCGCCTTGATGCCGTCGACCGCGCTGGTCAGCGCCGCCTTGTCGAGGGTGTCCGGCTGGTGCAGCACCTGCACGTCCCGGCACCCGGCCGGCTTGTCGGACTCGGCATTCCCGGTGCTTGTGCCGTAAACAGTCAGCCCCACCTTGGATTCGGCGGGTGCCGAGCCGACGAAAGTCCGTACGGCGTTCTTGGCGGCATCCATCATGGTGCCCGCCGGGTCGGGACGCTGCATGGAACCTGATGCGTCCAGGATGAGCATGGTCGGCGCGTAGTGAGGGGCCTGCTCTTGGCCCTCCTCCGCGTGGGCGGGTAGGGCGGCAATGGAAAGGCTTGTCAGCCCGATAGCTAGCGCCGCGGTGAGCCCGGTCAGTCGCTTGGTAACTCTCGACATGGTCCTCGTCTGCTTGGTTCGCCTGCTGTATTGCGAGTTGGACATTACAGACAGCAACCAGTCGGTTCCCTTGTTCAAAAGCTCACCGGCATAACAAATCGTTCATCGCTGCTGGTTATCGCACCAGGTCGGCGCGTGCGCGACGACCCACCAGGAGCGGGAACCCCTGGCGGGTCGCCTCGCGATCAGCGCAGGTCGCGACGGCGGAAGGCGGCGATGCCAACTGTCAGCAACATGGCCGCGATCCCGAGCAGCCACAGCACCGGGGCCGCGTGGAAGGCCGCGCCGGGCAGCTTCGGCGGATGGACGAACGGCACCAGGTCGACGAGCCACTGCGGCAGTCCGTCGAGCGAGCCGAGGAAGAAGATCACCATCATGACGCTCAGAACGCCCCAAGCGACCGGCGTGAATCGTGGCACTATGCCGTAAATGGCCACGGCAATTCCGGTCACCACCCACACCGCGGGCAGCTGAACCGCCGCCGCGCCGAGTGTGTCGCCCAGCTTGGCGGCCAGGTCACCGTCCATCGCGCCGTAGACGATGCCGATCGCCGCGCCGGCGATCATCAGGACTACCACCGGACCGAGCAGTGCGAGACCGATGTGGCTCACCGCGTACCGCACCCTGCCCACCGACCCGGCGAGGGTCGCCTCGGCGCGCTGACTTGATTCCTCCTCGTGCAGGCGCAGCACCGCCGAGATGGAGTAGGCGGCCGCCGCGACGGCGAGCATGGCGATCGCGAAGGTGATGAAGGAATTCTGCAGGACATCGGTGCCGCCGACCCGGGCGAGCATGTCGCGGATCTGTTGGCTGTTGTCGAGCATCTTGCCGACGGAGTCGAGGGCGCCGCCCATCAACATGCCGTAGAGGAGGAAGCCGACGGACCAGGCCAGCAGTGAGCCGCGCTGCAGCCGCCACGCCAGCCCGGTCGGTCCGGACAGCGTCGGCGCCGCGACCGGCGGTCCGGGGCGCTCCGCGAGCAGTCCCGAGCCGGTATCGCGCCGGCTCAGCAGTACATAGGCGGCTGCGGTGGTGAGCACGGCAACCGCCGCGAGCGGAATCAGCACCCACCATCGTTCATCCGCATACGGCCGCATCTGGATGCACCAGCCGAGCGGTGAAAACCAGGACAGCACACCATTTCCCGCGTCGCCGACCGCGCGCAGCGCGAACGCGGACCCGAGCGCGCCGAACGCGACGCCGCGTGCGATTCGCGCGCCGGTGCTGACTTGGGCGGCGACCGCGGCGACACCGGCCCAGGCCAGACCCGATGCGGCCAGCGCCGACCCGAAGGCTAGCGAACCGGCGGCGGGCAGGTCGTTGGCGGTCAGCAGTAGC includes these proteins:
- a CDS encoding vWA domain-containing protein produces the protein MSRVTKRLTGLTAALAIGLTSLSIAALPAHAEEGQEQAPHYAPTMLILDASGSMQRPDPAGTMMDAAKNAVRTFVGSAPAESKVGLTVYGTSTGNAESDKPAGCRDVQVLHQPDTLDKAALTSAVDGIKASGWTPMGTALRRAAATLPKSGPRSIVLVSDGDDTCSPPDPCEVARELKQQGLDLVMHAIGFAVDAKARAQLTCMAQATGGTYTDAADGPTLERTLPRVSAAALRNYKAAGAPITGTAGYDTAPVATAGQYLDTIGQKEKRYWAVDVPAGATTYFSGTLSFPRLPNISSTDDINTLQMRVYGADGKDCNVFESEMTTKSSDGEALTVAKAFDGATKERKDGSSFDKCKGGGRYYFALTWDHVSNGVPERLPIELLVGIEPAATDPGPVAVRPETTFTEPIGARTTATGGGSFNVASTLTGSGSYADTLRPGEFVFYRVRLNWGQGLAYRVHYGENGNRGLSGISNIRTTLYSPIREEIDEDFAAYTGTDNVLPSNKPALATVPIRYNNRKADDLDIRRQAVAGWYYIAVKVGSTFEEGGTNPVPIRLDLTVSGAQEDGPKYSTSATDGVFGENTTPAAGGKSTGGRTPEAASAASATDSKSSTLIVVAIVGAVGVGVLGVVGGWFFARRRRG
- a CDS encoding ABC transporter permease, whose protein sequence is MTTITAGRHHAAPAVRGSADFAGTAELLRLYLRRDRIVLPLWVLAFGMLPAFYVASTKSVYDTQAELDNYAKSITESPALVAMYGPVFSTELGSIALWKAGPYFAIIAIATILTVIRHTRVEEETGRAELVGATSIGRYAGLTAAILMTAAGCLVAGILCTLLLTANDLPAAGSLAFGSALAASGLAWAGVAAVAAQVSTGARIARGVAFGALGSAFALRAVGDAGNGVLSWFSPLGWCIQMRPYADERWWVLIPLAAVAVLTTAAAYVLLSRRDTGSGLLAERPGPPVAAPTLSGPTGLAWRLQRGSLLAWSVGFLLYGMLMGGALDSVGKMLDNSQQIRDMLARVGGTDVLQNSFITFAIAMLAVAAAAYSISAVLRLHEEESSQRAEATLAGSVGRVRYAVSHIGLALLGPVVVLMIAGAAIGIVYGAMDGDLAAKLGDTLGAAAVQLPAVWVVTGIAVAIYGIVPRFTPVAWGVLSVMMVIFFLGSLDGLPQWLVDLVPFVHPPKLPGAAFHAAPVLWLLGIAAMLLTVGIAAFRRRDLR